From one Triticum urartu cultivar G1812 chromosome 3, Tu2.1, whole genome shotgun sequence genomic stretch:
- the LOC125546545 gene encoding uncharacterized protein LOC125546545 produces MALPTLPFNPSTPLGPGFPDSAILCKVARVSADRNATTAECRTEDGQAVEVSFWLVDPPGISYFSVNCPGIKHEYHAWLICAEDALVLFSLKFWGTARFFVYTAGKQSLRLLPNPNHAYFGGQQFGLLPRGDADGEHFAVAFLNVKWNIQNDVCQFDAYVFSSETQAWTTRKARLSDPADKPLCCRHALFEQIKVGASALGWVDTRYGILLLDDLFGRHPVMKIIPLPVTTVGLPEPTKPEDNYCAPEYFYNVACCDDLIKFVHIKYDDPDAMTRGSGWKATMWNIKVSEGNWCERYTVDVAKISVDKSFSAKLPQLWDGETQQMQLKNLMFQGPILSMLNDDLLYMMAKVNDEDDRAWAITIDMKHAALKELAKFSVKPKQQLLTTLCFSCVFPKYLNIPPGTEMYDPMEMHFKRMSLAQFVMQVQQTREWFRELDLFLACDLPTYKESKALLTECCPVSSLCVHIHALLKYATCTDEAFNNMQHLLRAFDGFDMLLTESFNEQASDETLRSKIIVALPILDNLLQSMLPTVIPEERYQVVGIFEQYEKSGYTKKGDQSLGSNAVKVRHSKKRNHAKKRTHKQQQHIFKRNNFGRDVALNCWRYLGGCMLMSVGMLSLCWMVTAVNCDGHRSEARCKVAGVARTAVGGRGKEEI; encoded by the exons ATGGCACTCCCCACCTTGCCCTTCAACCCCTCCACCCCGTTGGGCCCTGGGTTCCCCGACTCGGCCATCCTCTGCAAGGTGGCGCGTGTGTCGGCGGACCGGAACGCGACCACCGCCGAGTGCCGCACCGAGGACGGCCAGGCCGTGGAGGTGTCCTTCTGGCTGGTCGACCCGCCGGGCATCTCCTACTTCTCCGTCAACTGCCCCGGCATCAAGCACGAGTACCACGCCTGGCTTATCTGCGCCGAGGACGCCTTGGTCCTCTTCAGCCTCAAGTTCTGGGGCACCGCCCGCTTCTTCGTCTACACGGCCGGGAAGCAGTCCCTGCGGCTGCTCCCAAACCCCAACCATGCCTACTTCGGCGGGCAGCAGTTTGGCCTCTTGCCGCGTGGCGACGCCGACGGCGAGCACTTTGCCGTGGCCTTCCTCAACGTCAAGTGGAATATCCAAAACGATGTTTGCCAGTTTGATGCCTATGTCTTCTCGTCTGAAACGCAGGCATGGACGACCAGGAAGGCCCGCTTATCAGACCCTGCCGACAAGCCATTGTGTTGTCGACATGCCTTGTTCGAGCAGATCAAGGTTGGAGCAAGCGCGCTGGGCTGGGTTGATACCCGCTATGGCATTCTCCTTCTGGACGACCTGTTTGGCAGGCATCCTGTCATGAAGATAATCCCATTACCCGTGACAACCGTTGGCTTGCCCGAGCCAACCAAACCGGAGGACAATTACTGTGCCCCTGAGTACTTTTACAATGTTGCCTGCTGCGATGATCTCATTAAATTCGTCCACATCAAATACGATGACCCTGATGCTATGACCAGAGGTTCAGGTTGGAAAGCCACAATGTGGAATATTAAGGTCTCCGAGGGAAATTGGTGCGAGCGCTACACAGTTGATGTTGCCAAAATCTCGGTTGACAAAAGCTTTTCTGCTAAATTGCCTCAGCTGTGGGATGGTGAGACTCAACAAATGCAGTTGAAGAACCTGATGTTCCAAGGCCCGATTCTGAGCATGCTCAATGACGATTTGCTTTACATGATGGCCAAGGTGAATGATGAAGACGACAGAGCCTGGGCCATCACTATTGACATGAAACATGCAGCTCTCAAGGAACTGGCAAAGTTTTCTGTCAAACCGAAGCAACAACTCCTCACTACACTCTGCTTCTCATGCGTCTTCCCCAAGTACCTCAACATTCCCCCAG GGACAGAAATGTATGATCCCATGGAAATGCACTTTAAGAG GATGAGTTTGGCGCAGTTTGTTATGCAAGTGCAGCAGACTCGAGAATGGTTCAGGGAACTTG ATCTATTCTTAGCTTGTGACTTGCCAACTTACAAGGAATCCAAAGCACTGCTTACCGAGTGTTGCCCAGTATCCTCTTTGTGTGTACATATTCATGCG CTACTGAAATATGCTACATGCACTGATGAAGCcttcaataacatgcaacatctCTTACG AGCATTTGACGGTTTTGACATGCTGCTAACCGAGTCATTTAATGAGCAAGCAAGTGATGAGACCCTGAGGAGCAAAATCATTGTGGCCCTTCCAATTTTAGACAA TCTTTTGCAGAGTATGCTACCAACAGTGATTCCTGAAGAAAGGTACCAAGTAGTAGGAATATTTGAACAGTATGAGAAGTCAGGCTATACGAAGAAGGGCGACCAGTCGCTTGGCTCTAATGCTGTGAAGGTTCGCCACAGCAAGAAGCGAAACCATGCTAAGAAAAGGACTCACAAGCAGCAGCAACATATTTTCAAGCGCAATAACTTTGGGCGGGATGTGGCTTTGAACTGTTGGCGGTACTTGGGCGGCTGCATGCTGATGTCTGTTGGTATGTTGTCACTTTGCTGGATG GTCACCGCGGTGAACTGCGACGGCCACCGCAGCGAGGCGCGCTGCAAGGTCGCCGGGGTTGCTCGAACGGCGGTCGGTGGGAGGGGGAAGGAGGAGATTTGA